Proteins from one Caulobacter sp. 73W genomic window:
- a CDS encoding quinone-dependent dihydroorotate dehydrogenase, producing the protein MSLHDLAARAMHLFDPEDAHGLAIKGLKAGLGPRNTIDLPILATTVAGLDLPNCIGLAAGFDKNAEVPDAMLAAGFGFVEAGTVTPLPQAGNPRPRLFRLTEDQAVINRMGFNNEGLNAFASRLSHRRRRGVVGANIGANKDAEDRVADYVNGLSHLWGLADYFTVNISSPNTPGLRALQTRAALEELLGRLAERREALAPEGDVPVLLKVAPDLEDGEVEAIVETAVENGLDGIIVSNTTIARPDTLKSARASETGGLSGAPLTERSTAVLSQFFQAADGRIALVGAGGVASGADAYAKIRAGAQAVQLYSALVYGGPGLVVRIAHDLAARLKADGFAAVTQAVGAR; encoded by the coding sequence ATGAGCCTTCACGACCTCGCCGCCCGCGCCATGCACCTCTTCGATCCGGAAGACGCGCATGGCCTCGCCATCAAGGGGCTGAAGGCGGGACTTGGGCCGCGCAACACCATCGACCTGCCGATCCTGGCGACGACGGTGGCGGGGCTCGACCTTCCCAACTGCATCGGCCTGGCCGCCGGCTTCGACAAGAACGCCGAGGTTCCGGACGCCATGCTTGCCGCCGGCTTCGGCTTCGTGGAGGCCGGTACGGTCACCCCGCTGCCCCAGGCCGGCAATCCGCGCCCGCGCCTGTTCCGACTGACCGAGGACCAGGCGGTGATCAACCGCATGGGCTTCAACAACGAGGGGCTGAACGCCTTCGCCTCCCGTTTGTCGCACCGGCGGCGTCGTGGGGTGGTGGGGGCCAATATCGGCGCCAACAAGGACGCCGAGGACCGGGTCGCCGACTATGTGAACGGCCTGTCGCACTTGTGGGGTCTGGCGGACTACTTCACGGTCAATATCTCGTCGCCCAACACGCCCGGCCTGCGCGCCCTGCAGACGCGCGCCGCGCTGGAGGAGTTGCTGGGCCGCCTGGCCGAGCGGCGCGAGGCGCTGGCCCCTGAAGGCGACGTGCCGGTGTTGCTGAAGGTGGCTCCCGACCTTGAGGACGGCGAGGTCGAGGCCATCGTAGAGACGGCGGTGGAGAACGGCCTGGACGGCATCATCGTCTCCAACACCACCATCGCACGCCCCGACACGCTGAAGTCGGCCCGGGCCTCGGAGACCGGCGGCCTGTCCGGCGCGCCCCTGACCGAGCGGTCGACCGCCGTGCTGAGCCAGTTCTTCCAGGCCGCCGACGGCCGCATCGCCCTGGTCGGCGCCGGCGGGGTCGCCAGCGGGGCGGACGCCTACGCCAAGATCCGTGCGGGCGCCCAGGCGGTGCAGCTCTATTCGGCGCTGGTCTATGGCGGGCCCGGCCTGGTGGTCCGTATCGCCCATGACCTGGCGGCGCGCCTCAAGGCAGACGGCTTCGCCGCCGTCACACAGGCGGTCGGGGCGCGATGA
- the ggt gene encoding gamma-glutamyltransferase: protein MSRFLHLAAALALSICAASAVSAAPAPTKPRAMVAAANPLAVDAGLRVLRDGGSAVDAAVAVQAVLGLVEPQSSGLGGGAFMTYYDAKTGKITIYNGRETAPAGASADMFIGADGKPLSYIDAIMSGRSTGAPGAVAMLALAQKQHGVSPWSTLFKDAEKLAADGFVVSPRLAQLAGLNRGQAAAPDAVAYFTKADGTKIKGGDVLKNRAYAETVRRLAKEGPSAMYEGTIPAAIAAKVRQNPIPGTLTAADIKDYRPKVAEPLCQPYRVYVVCVPPPPSSGVGLLQALAMLEKTDIAKRGPNDAIAWVQLAEAERVMYADRDRYVGDPDFVQVPVKGLLDPAYVAERAKLIGERAGPVPTHGTPPGFEPRGADKTHEPGGTTHFVIVDAKGNAVSMTTTVESLFGSGRMVAGFFLNNQLTDFSRYPEDVRGGPLANMPAPGKRPRSSMAPAVILRDGKFYAAVGSPGGNAILSYNLKAIVGLIDWNLSMQDAISLPNMVARADTFSSEVNRFAPGVADQIIARGVAIKPGQNETSGLHGVVVREGGVLEGGADPRREGVAKGL, encoded by the coding sequence ATGAGCCGCTTCCTCCACCTCGCCGCCGCCCTCGCCCTTTCCATCTGCGCCGCAAGCGCCGTTTCGGCGGCTCCCGCCCCGACCAAGCCGCGCGCCATGGTCGCCGCGGCCAATCCCCTGGCGGTGGACGCGGGCCTGCGAGTCCTGCGCGACGGCGGTTCGGCGGTGGACGCGGCGGTGGCCGTTCAGGCGGTCCTCGGCCTGGTGGAGCCGCAGAGCTCCGGCCTCGGCGGCGGGGCGTTCATGACCTATTACGACGCCAAGACGGGCAAGATCACGATCTACAACGGCCGCGAGACCGCACCGGCCGGCGCCAGCGCCGACATGTTCATCGGCGCCGACGGCAAGCCCCTGTCCTATATCGATGCGATCATGTCGGGCCGCTCCACCGGCGCGCCCGGCGCGGTGGCCATGCTGGCCCTCGCCCAGAAGCAGCACGGCGTCTCGCCCTGGTCGACCCTGTTCAAGGACGCCGAGAAGCTGGCCGCCGACGGCTTCGTCGTCAGCCCGCGCCTGGCGCAGCTCGCCGGCCTGAATCGCGGCCAAGCCGCCGCGCCCGACGCCGTCGCCTATTTCACCAAGGCCGACGGAACGAAGATCAAGGGCGGCGACGTCCTGAAGAACCGCGCCTACGCCGAGACGGTCCGCCGCCTGGCCAAGGAAGGCCCCAGCGCGATGTACGAGGGGACCATCCCCGCCGCCATCGCCGCAAAGGTCCGCCAGAACCCGATCCCCGGAACCCTGACCGCCGCCGACATCAAGGACTACCGGCCCAAGGTCGCCGAGCCGCTGTGTCAGCCGTACCGCGTCTATGTGGTCTGCGTGCCGCCGCCGCCGTCCAGCGGCGTGGGACTGCTGCAGGCCCTGGCCATGCTGGAGAAGACCGACATCGCCAAGCGGGGCCCGAACGACGCCATCGCCTGGGTTCAGTTGGCCGAGGCCGAGCGCGTCATGTACGCCGACCGCGACCGCTATGTGGGCGACCCGGACTTCGTGCAGGTGCCGGTCAAGGGCCTGCTCGATCCGGCCTATGTGGCTGAACGCGCCAAGCTGATAGGCGAGCGCGCCGGCCCCGTGCCCACCCATGGCACGCCCCCGGGCTTCGAGCCGCGCGGCGCCGACAAGACCCATGAGCCCGGCGGCACCACCCACTTCGTGATCGTCGACGCCAAGGGCAACGCGGTCTCCATGACCACCACGGTGGAGAGCCTGTTCGGCTCGGGCCGCATGGTCGCCGGCTTCTTCCTCAACAACCAGCTGACCGACTTCAGCCGTTATCCGGAAGACGTTCGCGGCGGCCCCTTGGCCAACATGCCCGCTCCGGGCAAGCGCCCCCGCTCGTCCATGGCCCCGGCGGTCATCCTGAGGGACGGCAAGTTCTACGCCGCCGTCGGCTCGCCGGGCGGCAACGCCATCCTATCCTACAACCTGAAGGCCATCGTCGGCCTGATCGACTGGAATCTGTCCATGCAGGACGCGATCAGCCTGCCCAACATGGTGGCCCGCGCCGACACCTTCTCCAGCGAGGTGAACCGCTTCGCTCCGGGCGTGGCCGATCAGATCATCGCCCGCGGCGTCGCCATCAAGCCGGGCCAGAACGAAACCTCCGGCCTGCATGGGGTGGTGGTGCGCGAAGGCGGCGTCCTGGAAGGCGGCGCCGATCCGCGTCGTGAGGGCGTGGCGAAGGGGCTGTAG
- the map gene encoding type I methionyl aminopeptidase: protein MTKTPAEVELMAESGRLLASVFTHLDGLDLAGRTTMQVNDLVETFIVEQLGARPASKGQYDYGFVLNSSRNEVVCHGVPSTDEVLSDGDIVNFDITLEKNGFIANSSKTFLIGDVAPAAKKLVRATYEAMWKGIRAVRPGARLGDIGHAIERHAKRGGYSVVREYCGHGIGREMHEEPQILHFGRPGTGLTLREGMVFTIEPMLNQGRRAVREEDDGWTVVTADGKLSAQFEHTVAVTRDGVRVLTLRPDETPPVA from the coding sequence ATGACCAAGACCCCGGCCGAGGTCGAACTGATGGCGGAGTCCGGCCGCCTGCTGGCGTCGGTGTTCACGCACCTGGACGGGCTGGACCTGGCCGGGCGGACCACCATGCAGGTCAACGACCTGGTCGAGACCTTCATCGTCGAGCAACTCGGCGCGCGGCCGGCCAGCAAGGGGCAGTACGACTACGGCTTCGTGCTGAACAGCTCGCGCAACGAGGTCGTCTGCCATGGCGTGCCGTCGACCGACGAGGTGCTGAGCGACGGCGACATCGTCAATTTCGACATCACCCTGGAGAAGAACGGCTTCATCGCCAACTCCAGCAAGACCTTCCTGATCGGCGACGTGGCCCCGGCGGCGAAGAAGCTGGTCCGCGCCACCTACGAGGCCATGTGGAAGGGCATCCGCGCCGTGCGTCCAGGCGCGAGGCTGGGCGACATCGGCCACGCCATCGAGCGCCACGCCAAGCGCGGCGGCTATTCGGTGGTGCGCGAATACTGCGGCCACGGCATCGGACGCGAGATGCACGAGGAGCCGCAGATCCTGCATTTCGGACGCCCCGGAACCGGCCTGACCCTGCGCGAGGGCATGGTCTTCACCATCGAGCCCATGTTGAACCAGGGCCGTCGGGCGGTTCGCGAGGAGGACGACGGCTGGACCGTCGTCACCGCCGACGGCAAGCTTTCAGCCCAGTTCGAGCACACCGTGGCGGTCACCCGCGACGGCGTCCGCGTGCTCACCCTACGACCAGACGAGACGCCGCCTGTCGCGTGA
- a CDS encoding NTP transferase domain-containing protein, with protein MTGFTALILAGDRGEPDAVSAYAGVAHKGLITLDGEILLARVLKALAAAGATRIGVCANNAELLAALPAATPAGVAVEVIAPEAGPSLSVLRSAQALGAPLLVTTVDHALLKPEWVTQFMTDAPAGCDIAAFLAPEAAVRRDAPETKRTWLTFRDGRYSGCNLFLLRTPDSLKAIELWRTVEAHRKKPWRIAMILGLGTLARFALGRLTLDQAIADIGRRAGVKAAAVRSNYGLAAVDVDKPADLDLVRGIVGED; from the coding sequence GTGACCGGCTTCACCGCCCTGATCCTCGCCGGCGACCGGGGAGAACCCGACGCGGTCTCCGCCTATGCCGGCGTGGCCCACAAAGGGCTGATCACCCTGGACGGCGAGATCCTGCTGGCGCGGGTGCTGAAGGCGCTCGCCGCCGCCGGGGCGACCCGCATCGGCGTCTGCGCCAACAACGCCGAGCTCCTGGCCGCCCTGCCCGCCGCCACGCCCGCCGGCGTCGCGGTGGAGGTCATCGCGCCGGAGGCCGGCCCCAGCCTCAGCGTCCTGCGCTCGGCCCAGGCCCTGGGCGCGCCCCTGCTGGTCACCACCGTGGATCACGCCCTGCTGAAGCCGGAATGGGTGACGCAGTTCATGACCGACGCTCCAGCCGGCTGCGACATCGCCGCCTTCCTGGCGCCCGAGGCCGCCGTGCGCCGCGACGCGCCGGAGACCAAGCGCACCTGGCTGACCTTCCGCGACGGCCGCTACAGCGGCTGCAACCTGTTCCTGCTGAGGACGCCTGACTCCCTTAAGGCTATCGAGCTTTGGCGGACGGTGGAGGCCCACCGCAAGAAGCCCTGGCGCATCGCCATGATCCTGGGCCTGGGCACCCTGGCGCGCTTCGCCCTGGGCCGACTGACCCTGGACCAGGCCATCGCCGACATCGGCAGGCGCGCGGGCGTGAAGGCGGCGGCGGTCCGTTCGAACTACGGCCTGGCGGCGGTGGACGTGGACAAGCCCGCGGACCTGGATCTGGTCCGGGGGATTGTTGGGGAAGATTGA
- a CDS encoding ParD-like family protein has translation MGIVNIEDELHEQLRRGSKASYRSINAQAAFWIRIGMLCELNPGLTFQELVARELKSAGVDAPDLEASST, from the coding sequence GTGGGTATCGTCAATATCGAGGATGAGCTGCACGAGCAGCTGCGTCGGGGGAGCAAGGCGTCCTACCGGTCGATCAACGCCCAGGCGGCGTTCTGGATCAGGATCGGCATGCTCTGCGAGCTGAACCCGGGCCTGACCTTCCAGGAGCTGGTGGCGCGTGAGCTGAAGTCGGCGGGCGTCGATGCGCCTGACCTGGAGGCCTCGTCTACATGA
- the hutG gene encoding N-formylglutamate deformylase yields the protein MTDWLQVKRGDAPLIVSFPHTGTDIPAEIESGLVSPWLARQDADWWIHRLYDLAEGLGATMVRTAISRTVIDVNRDPSGASLYPGQATTELCPTTTFDGEPLYKPGQAPDAAEIARRRDTWFTPYHDALAAEAARLRGLHGKIVVYDAHSIRSKVPRLFDGDLPNFNIGDNGGRTCDPALRAAVEAACDVEGFSRVTNGRFKGGWTTRHYGRPADGVHAIQMELAIRSYMDEPQAFRPENWPTAYDETRAGAVRAVLSNVLTRAIAFATN from the coding sequence ATGACCGACTGGCTGCAGGTGAAGCGCGGGGACGCGCCGCTGATCGTCAGCTTCCCGCACACGGGAACCGACATTCCCGCCGAGATAGAGAGCGGCCTCGTCTCGCCCTGGCTGGCGCGGCAGGACGCCGACTGGTGGATCCACCGCCTCTACGACCTCGCCGAGGGCTTGGGCGCGACAATGGTGCGCACCGCCATCTCGCGCACGGTGATCGACGTGAACCGCGACCCGTCCGGCGCCTCGCTCTATCCGGGGCAGGCGACGACGGAGCTGTGCCCGACCACCACCTTCGATGGCGAGCCGCTGTACAAGCCCGGCCAGGCGCCCGACGCGGCCGAGATCGCCCGCCGGCGCGATACTTGGTTCACGCCCTATCACGACGCCCTGGCGGCCGAGGCGGCGCGCCTGCGCGGCCTGCATGGCAAGATCGTGGTCTATGACGCCCACTCGATCCGCTCGAAGGTGCCGCGCCTGTTCGACGGCGACCTGCCCAACTTCAACATCGGCGACAATGGCGGGCGCACCTGCGATCCGGCCCTGCGCGCGGCGGTGGAGGCGGCTTGCGACGTCGAGGGCTTCAGCCGTGTGACCAACGGCCGCTTCAAGGGCGGCTGGACCACCCGCCACTACGGGCGGCCCGCCGATGGCGTCCACGCGATCCAGATGGAGCTGGCGATCCGCAGCTACATGGACGAGCCGCAGGCTTTCAGGCCCGAAAACTGGCCGACCGCCTATGACGAGACCCGGGCCGGAGCGGTTCGGGCCGTGCTGTCGAATGTTTTGACGAGGGCGATCGCTTTCGCCACAAACTGA
- a CDS encoding dATP pyrophosphohydrolase, with the protein MAFDSHTAADVTVTPVRTRADLDRFIRVPMRLNKADPNWIAPLISERQEALSAKSNPFFAHAQVEMWLAVRGGRDVGRISAQIDELAPADPTRKIGHFGMIAGEDDPAVFAALFAAAEAWLKARGRDTAMGPFNLSVNEEVGLLVDGFDTPPMLLMGHDAAYAGARVEQQGYAKAKDVYAYLADLTQDLPDAVLKRVRRGAAEGVVLRKLDMKRFEEEVHTLTDIANDAWSDNWGYTPSTAAETKHMAKGLKAVIDPDLVWFAEIDGESAGFIVLLPNVNEAIADLDGKLLPFGWAKLLWRLKVARVKSLRVPLMGVRRKFAGSRRGMVLPFHLIDLAATEARKKGYHKVELSWILDDNLPMRNICERVGAVAYKTYRLYEKTLK; encoded by the coding sequence ATGGCCTTCGACAGCCACACGGCGGCGGACGTCACCGTCACGCCGGTGCGCACCCGCGCCGATCTCGACCGCTTCATCCGCGTGCCGATGCGCCTGAACAAGGCCGATCCCAACTGGATCGCCCCGCTGATCAGCGAACGGCAGGAAGCCCTGTCGGCCAAGTCCAACCCGTTCTTCGCGCACGCCCAGGTCGAGATGTGGCTGGCCGTGCGGGGCGGCCGCGACGTGGGCCGCATCAGCGCCCAGATCGACGAACTGGCCCCCGCCGACCCGACCCGCAAGATCGGCCACTTCGGCATGATCGCCGGCGAGGACGACCCCGCCGTCTTCGCCGCCCTGTTCGCCGCCGCCGAGGCCTGGCTGAAGGCGCGCGGCCGCGACACCGCCATGGGGCCCTTCAACCTCTCGGTGAACGAGGAGGTCGGCCTGCTGGTCGACGGCTTCGACACCCCGCCCATGCTGCTGATGGGCCATGACGCCGCCTATGCCGGCGCGCGGGTCGAACAGCAGGGCTACGCCAAGGCCAAGGACGTCTACGCCTATCTCGCGGACCTGACCCAGGACCTGCCCGACGCCGTGCTGAAACGGGTGCGGCGCGGCGCCGCCGAAGGCGTGGTCCTGCGCAAGCTGGACATGAAGCGGTTCGAGGAGGAGGTGCACACCCTCACCGACATCGCCAACGACGCCTGGTCGGACAACTGGGGCTACACCCCGTCCACCGCCGCCGAGACCAAGCACATGGCCAAGGGGCTGAAGGCGGTCATCGACCCCGACCTGGTCTGGTTCGCCGAGATCGATGGCGAGAGCGCCGGCTTCATCGTCCTGCTGCCCAACGTCAACGAGGCGATCGCCGACCTGGACGGCAAGCTGCTGCCGTTCGGCTGGGCCAAGCTGCTGTGGCGGCTGAAGGTGGCCCGGGTGAAATCCCTGCGCGTGCCGCTGATGGGGGTGCGCCGCAAGTTCGCCGGCAGCCGACGCGGGATGGTCCTGCCGTTCCATCTGATCGACCTGGCCGCCACCGAGGCCCGCAAGAAGGGCTATCACAAGGTCGAGCTGTCCTGGATTCTCGACGACAACCTGCCCATGCGCAACATCTGCGAGCGGGTCGGGGCCGTCGCCTACAAGACCTATCGCCTCTACGAGAAGACCCTGAAGTGA
- a CDS encoding sensor histidine kinase: MTMDAAPSPAPETPVERRFSWRGGLSARLLLLTTLFVALAALLVLPPALAAFEEQWLLERVRAAELASTVAEADPSLRISDRISAQLLDGAGVVSVAIQSDGARRLVLAAPREIRTPYLVDLRSQNPGSWLAAPFFTLSSREGSLVRVVAEPQFREAEFVEILTPDAPLKADLLGYLARLAVVTAFVAILAGALVYLSLNRFLVAPMRRITRAMERFRADPEDPKARIELSGRLDEIGRAEAELDRMQADLVAALNSRARLAALGEAVAKINHDLRNMLTSAQIASDRLAAIGDPKVAAALPRLERALDRAVTLATNVLTYGKTDEAAPDARPLPLKAALKAAAEEAGLPTPQVRFATGVDTKVRVLADPDQLHRILANLLRNARQAIEAQNGRKGKIQASLIVEGGVSIVRISDDGPGLPEKAQENLFLPFAGSARRGGTGLGLVIARELAQGHGGELSLIRSGAEGTVFELRLPGAPAALKGRS, encoded by the coding sequence ATGACCATGGACGCCGCGCCGTCTCCCGCACCGGAAACACCGGTAGAGCGCCGCTTTTCGTGGCGCGGCGGCCTATCGGCGCGCCTGCTGCTGCTCACCACGCTTTTCGTCGCGCTGGCCGCCCTGCTGGTTCTGCCGCCGGCCCTGGCCGCGTTCGAGGAGCAGTGGCTGCTGGAGCGGGTCCGCGCCGCCGAGCTGGCCTCCACCGTGGCCGAGGCCGACCCCAGCCTGAGGATCAGCGACCGCATCTCCGCCCAACTCCTCGACGGGGCGGGGGTCGTGTCGGTGGCGATCCAGAGCGACGGGGCCCGCCGCCTGGTCCTGGCCGCCCCGCGTGAGATCCGCACGCCCTATCTGGTCGACCTGCGCAGCCAGAACCCCGGTTCGTGGCTGGCGGCGCCGTTCTTCACCCTCTCCAGCCGCGAGGGCAGCCTGGTCCGCGTGGTGGCCGAGCCGCAGTTCCGCGAGGCCGAGTTCGTCGAGATCCTGACCCCCGACGCCCCGCTGAAGGCCGACCTGCTGGGCTATCTGGCCCGCCTGGCGGTTGTGACGGCATTCGTGGCGATCCTGGCGGGGGCGCTGGTCTATCTGTCGCTCAACCGATTCCTGGTCGCGCCCATGCGCCGGATCACCCGGGCCATGGAGCGGTTCCGGGCCGACCCCGAGGACCCCAAGGCGCGCATCGAACTGTCCGGCCGCCTGGACGAGATCGGCCGCGCCGAGGCCGAACTGGACCGCATGCAGGCCGACCTGGTGGCGGCCCTGAATTCGCGCGCCCGCCTGGCGGCCCTGGGCGAGGCGGTGGCCAAGATCAATCACGACCTGCGCAACATGCTGACCAGCGCGCAGATCGCCTCCGACCGCCTGGCCGCCATCGGCGATCCCAAGGTGGCCGCCGCCCTGCCGCGGCTGGAGCGGGCCCTCGACCGGGCCGTGACCCTGGCCACCAACGTACTGACCTATGGCAAGACGGACGAAGCCGCGCCGGACGCCCGGCCCCTGCCGTTGAAGGCGGCGTTGAAGGCGGCGGCGGAGGAGGCCGGCCTGCCGACCCCGCAGGTGCGCTTCGCCACCGGCGTCGACACCAAGGTCCGTGTGCTGGCCGACCCTGACCAGCTGCACCGCATCCTGGCCAACCTGCTGCGCAACGCCCGTCAGGCGATCGAGGCGCAGAACGGCCGCAAGGGAAAGATCCAGGCCTCGCTGATCGTCGAGGGCGGGGTGTCGATCGTCCGTATCTCGGACGACGGCCCCGGCCTGCCGGAAAAGGCGCAGGAGAACCTGTTCCTGCCGTTCGCCGGCTCGGCACGTCGCGGCGGAACCGGTCTTGGCCTGGTCATCGCCCGCGAGCTGGCCCAGGGCCATGGCGGCGAGCTGTCGCTGATCCGCTCCGGCGCCGAAGGCACGGTGTTCGAACTGCGCCTGCCCGGCGCGCCGGCGGCCTTGAAAGGGCGGAGCTAG
- a CDS encoding LptF/LptG family permease, with protein sequence MKHLALYVAQLTATRVLAALLVLLSVLQLLDLLDVTNDILDRGLGAAGLAYYSLLRLPRMIDQAMPLAVLAGCLFAFAQLGRESAAVAMRAAGISVYRIAGMAIPVALGAFILQLAATELIGPRTDAALRAWWRDTAPAADRKGPETRSFRIGPDLVTATMGDDQGRRLEKVIIYRRDPSGAVTERVQAPAAIYENGGWALISPSFERFASDAVQPGSAARMAWNNPLHPGDVQVLFATDNNGSASSARRALMGGGSERPESYYAVRWNRAFAAPAGAFVMLILAAPLVAANFRSGQGAKIMTVSLMGGMAFMVLDGLITALGESGAIWPWLGAWTAPLAFSALGASVLLTLEG encoded by the coding sequence CGGCCCTGCTGGTGCTGCTGTCGGTGCTCCAGCTGCTCGACCTGCTGGACGTCACCAACGACATCCTCGACCGCGGCCTTGGAGCGGCCGGCCTGGCCTATTATTCCCTCCTGCGCCTGCCGCGGATGATCGACCAGGCCATGCCGCTGGCCGTGCTGGCCGGCTGCCTGTTCGCCTTCGCCCAGCTGGGCCGCGAGAGCGCGGCGGTGGCCATGCGGGCGGCGGGCATCTCGGTCTATCGCATCGCCGGCATGGCGATCCCGGTCGCCCTCGGCGCCTTCATTCTGCAACTGGCGGCCACCGAGCTGATCGGCCCGCGCACCGACGCCGCCCTGCGCGCCTGGTGGCGCGACACCGCCCCCGCCGCCGACCGCAAGGGACCGGAGACCCGCTCCTTCCGCATCGGCCCGGATCTGGTCACCGCCACCATGGGCGACGACCAGGGCCGCCGCCTGGAGAAGGTGATCATCTATCGCCGCGACCCGTCCGGCGCGGTGACCGAACGCGTCCAGGCCCCCGCCGCCATCTATGAGAACGGCGGCTGGGCGTTGATCTCGCCTTCCTTCGAGCGCTTCGCCAGCGACGCCGTCCAGCCGGGTTCGGCCGCGCGCATGGCGTGGAACAACCCGCTGCATCCCGGCGACGTGCAGGTGCTGTTCGCCACGGACAACAACGGCTCCGCCTCCTCCGCTCGGCGCGCGCTGATGGGCGGCGGTTCGGAGCGGCCGGAGAGCTACTACGCCGTCCGCTGGAACCGCGCCTTCGCCGCCCCCGCCGGGGCGTTCGTCATGCTGATCCTGGCCGCGCCGCTGGTCGCCGCCAACTTCCGCAGCGGCCAGGGGGCGAAGATCATGACCGTCAGCCTGATGGGCGGCATGGCCTTCATGGTGCTAGACGGCCTGATCACCGCCCTGGGCGAAAGCGGGGCTATCTGGCCGTGGCTCGGGGCATGGACCGCGCCGCTGGCCTTCTCCGCGCTCGGCGCGTCCGTACTGCTTACCCTGGAGGGATGA
- a CDS encoding TVP38/TMEM64 family protein, which yields MTPAGRDNTWLVAAKIAPAVLLAVLAAAVFFSGLWKHFTIEELQARHAYLSAFVDRRPAAAIAIYLFAYVFVVSLSLPAALLLTLSGGFLFGPWLGGLLAVTGATAGSTVIYAACRTAFGGMLQKRAGSTLLRIEEGIKKDAFHYLLTLRLIPAFPLLVINLAAGLVGIRLRTFLSASFLGMAPSSLVYASMGAGLGHLFMQGRPVDLSILVEPRVVLPLVGLGALAGASMLYRRLRPRRDEQ from the coding sequence ATGACGCCGGCTGGCCGCGACAATACCTGGCTCGTCGCGGCCAAGATCGCGCCGGCGGTCCTGCTGGCCGTTCTGGCGGCGGCGGTGTTCTTCAGCGGCCTGTGGAAGCACTTCACGATCGAGGAGCTTCAGGCCCGCCACGCCTATCTGTCGGCCTTCGTGGACCGGCGGCCGGCGGCGGCTATCGCCATCTATCTGTTCGCCTATGTGTTCGTGGTCTCATTGTCCCTGCCGGCGGCGTTGCTGCTGACCTTGTCGGGCGGCTTCCTGTTCGGGCCATGGCTGGGCGGGCTGCTGGCGGTGACCGGGGCGACGGCGGGCTCGACGGTGATCTACGCCGCCTGCCGCACGGCCTTTGGCGGGATGTTGCAAAAGCGCGCAGGCTCGACCCTTCTGCGTATCGAGGAGGGCATCAAGAAGGACGCCTTCCACTACCTGCTGACCCTGCGCCTGATCCCGGCCTTTCCGCTGCTGGTCATCAACCTGGCGGCAGGGCTGGTGGGCATTCGCCTGCGCACCTTTCTGTCGGCGTCGTTCCTGGGCATGGCGCCCAGCTCGCTGGTCTACGCCAGCATGGGGGCGGGGCTTGGGCACCTGTTCATGCAGGGGCGTCCGGTGGACCTGAGCATTCTGGTCGAGCCGCGCGTCGTGCTGCCGCTGGTCGGGCTTGGCGCACTGGCGGGCGCTTCCATGCTCTATCGGCGACTGAGGCCCCGCCGTGACGAGCAATAG
- a CDS encoding NTP transferase domain-containing protein, producing the protein MARVHKAIVLAAGQGKRLSPLTDNLPKCLIDLSGRTVLSWQLAHLHAIGLTEVVVVTGFNSHAVEAEVARTPLPGMTVRCLYNPFYTVSDNLATCWLVREELAGGALILNGDTLWEPEIGRRLLDATAADITVTVDRKARYDADDMKVLTDGGDQLLAIGKTITEYDAESIGFLRFSPEGARRFITVIDQILRDPAEGLKRWYLSVINQIAQEQGGVAIQSIEGLEWAEMDFPHDLQPNRELTARWMSKESVAA; encoded by the coding sequence ATGGCGCGTGTGCATAAGGCCATCGTCCTGGCTGCAGGGCAGGGAAAGCGTTTGTCGCCGTTGACCGACAACCTGCCCAAGTGCCTGATCGATCTGTCCGGCCGCACCGTGCTGTCTTGGCAGCTGGCGCACCTTCACGCCATCGGCCTGACCGAGGTGGTGGTGGTCACCGGCTTCAACTCTCACGCCGTCGAGGCCGAGGTGGCGCGCACGCCGCTGCCGGGCATGACGGTCCGCTGCCTGTACAACCCGTTCTATACGGTGTCCGACAACCTCGCGACCTGCTGGCTGGTGCGCGAAGAGCTGGCCGGCGGGGCGCTGATCCTGAACGGCGACACCCTATGGGAGCCGGAAATTGGCCGTCGCCTGCTGGACGCCACGGCTGCCGACATCACCGTCACCGTGGACCGCAAGGCGCGCTACGACGCCGACGACATGAAGGTCCTGACCGACGGCGGCGACCAGCTGTTGGCCATCGGCAAGACGATAACCGAGTACGACGCCGAGTCCATCGGCTTCCTGCGCTTCTCGCCCGAGGGCGCGCGCCGCTTCATCACCGTCATCGACCAGATCCTGCGCGATCCGGCCGAGGGCCTGAAGCGCTGGTATCTGTCGGTGATCAACCAGATCGCCCAGGAGCAGGGCGGCGTCGCCATCCAGAGCATCGAGGGCCTGGAATGGGCCGAGATGGACTTCCCGCACGACCTGCAGCCCAACCGTGAGCTGACGGCCCGCTGGATGTCGAAGGAAAGCGTGGCGGCCTAA